GACGATCTTCTCTAAAATCGAGGCCTCCAGCGCTGATGAAATCAAAGCTTGCCGGGAGAGTGTGCTAAGATTTGTTGAAACCATACAAAACGAATGTGATTTTACAACTCCTCCTCTCTATTTGCCGGAAGTCATGCACGCCTTTGCCTTTGTTTCCACACAGCCCGTAGAGATGCTCGATAAGCTCAGTCGTATCCTAAGGGTCAAGGCCGGTCGCTACTGTATTCAGTTCAAGAAGGGTGATCTGAAGCCTCAGACCCGAATGTCTATGGTTAAAGATCTGGCGCGGATTGTTTTCGAAGGTGAGCGCAGCCGCTTTCCTGAACTGGGAGCCAGATCTGGATTGGTGGCCTTTGAAGAAACTATTTTCACTGCCAATCTTTTAATTCCTAAGCCGATGCTTCTAATGGAGCTATCAAAGCTTGATTCAAGACGTAATGTAGTTTCCGAGCTAGCTGCACTGTTTTGGGTTCCCAAGTCGCTCATAGGCTTTCAGCTTCAAGAACTTCTTCTCGATCAGACCAGCACGACTATGGCTAATATTCCGAACACCAGTTCTGAGGCTGTTGACCAGTTTTAGGCAATTTCCAATAGATTTTACGAGCCGCTCTCAAGGAGCGGCTCTTTTTGTTTTCAAAAAAATATTCATAATTACTTGCGCTTAGGTGAGATCGCAACGGGTTTGCTAAGACAAATGAATCATCTACCGATGCCTTGCTCAGGCATATACATTGGAGGCGGTGGTGAATTTGCAATCCTCTCACCGGGAACCCATTCGAAAAATTATTACAGATGCTGTGAGCAATGCACTGAATCACAGTCCTGTTCAGGCGATTGCAGATGAGGATGTTACCCATTGGTCCGAAACGCTGCTGATAAGTATCCTTGGATTTCACAGTGAAAAGATGCAGGGTTCAGTGATCTTGGGCTGTGATGAACAGTTTTTGAGAAATTCGTGCCCAGGACTAAAAGGCGACGAGGAAAACCCTGAAGCCTTTATCAATGACTGGATTGGAGAGCTTTCCAATCTCATTATGGGACGGATCAAAAATAAGCTACTCCCCTACGGTATTGTACTAAAGCTTAATCCACCTTCGATCTCTGAGTCTACAGAAGCTATCTTCGATTCTTATTCTGGTCGTAAGCCTTCCGAACGAGTGTGGTTTACTACTGATACAGGTGATACCATCTGCTTTCTTATGGCGTGCGATATTGATGATGATATCGACTTCACAGTGGATGCAGCGACCCGAGCTGGTTTGGATCCAGGTACGGGTATTATTAGTTTAAAAAGCTATTCCATTGAAGATCAGGCTGAAGAAGCTCCACAAGCGGAGTCGACTCCTCCCACACAAGTCGAGGAGCCAACATCGGTGGAAGAAGACCCCATTTTAAGCATGGAAGAGGATTTTAGAGAAACCGAGGAAGCTTTGATGTCTGATGTAGGAGACTTTGAGCAACCGATCGACGAAGATTTCGAAGAAGAGCACGTCGTTGATAAAGACTATTCCAATCTTCCGTCTGACAATCGTACTTCGTTAGCCATAGACCGCGAGCAGGCCAGCGAACCAGCGAACCAAGCTACCAGTGAAGGGATGACCTCGGACATGGTAGAACGGTCTGATGACAAGCAAGATGCCCAGGGGCTTAGCTCCATTCGCTATCTTGACAACGGACGCCTTGAAGTGACATTTAACCAAGAAATTGTATTCCAGCTAGAGCTGGAGACTCTTTACAACCGCGGAATTCGCGAGTTTGAAATGCAAGGTCACTGGGTTCACCTGGATGATGAGGGCTTTGGCATCCAGGTTTCCATCGATGGTTTGTCTGTGACGATTTACCGTCAAGAGTCAGCAGCCTAAACAACCGTCAAGAGTCAGCAGCCTAAACAATAAAGCTTGCCGCCAAGCCCATCAATCCTCCGAAAAAACCACCCCAAACCACCAGCCAGCCCAGGTGCTCTCGAATCATTGTCTGAATGATTTCCTTAACCATTTCTGGTGTTAGTTCTTCAAGTCGGGCTTGAACGATTAGTTCTACTTTGGCAAGTAGTTGGTCTAGGTGCAAGCTTTCCGATATGGCGCTGGCAATTTTGGCTTGAATAGTTTCATCGTCACCAAGCTCGTGAATGGCTTGTTTGATTTTGGTTATCATGGGTTCCTTGAGCTGATCCAGGGCTTCTGGTCCGCCAAACATGTTGATCATGGCTCCAAATGGAGACTCTAGAACTCCGGCTTTGAGTTTATCAAACAAGACTTCATAATCGATGGTTTCAAGGAGGGGCTTCAGATCGAAGGAGTGACCTTCCGTTTGCTCCTTGAAGAATCGCTCAATATTTTCTCTCGTGAAAAACTGCTCCATCATCAACCGCCGAATTCCAACCTTAAACTCTTCAAATTTATTGGGGATAATCCCAGAACCATAGAGGCCAGGGACTCGCTCAAAAAGCATATGAATGGCAAGCCAGTTGGTAACAGCACCCGAGAGCGCGTAAAATCCAATGCTCAAGATCTGGTCCCGCCCGTAAGGAGATAGGTAGCCCAGGATGATCACCGCAACGGCGACGCCATTTGTGATTACGCTTTTGCTAATGCCCTTCTTGTTTGTGCTGTGGTCCATCTTTTCTTCCTATGTCGATAAGACTTTTTACCAATTTTATCGGGAGGCCTATCTATAGGCTAACTGAAAATTTTCGCAAGGCAGAATTAGC
This sequence is a window from Pseudobacteriovorax antillogorgiicola. Protein-coding genes within it:
- a CDS encoding chemotaxis protein CheX codes for the protein MNLQSSHREPIRKIITDAVSNALNHSPVQAIADEDVTHWSETLLISILGFHSEKMQGSVILGCDEQFLRNSCPGLKGDEENPEAFINDWIGELSNLIMGRIKNKLLPYGIVLKLNPPSISESTEAIFDSYSGRKPSERVWFTTDTGDTICFLMACDIDDDIDFTVDAATRAGLDPGTGIISLKSYSIEDQAEEAPQAESTPPTQVEEPTSVEEDPILSMEEDFRETEEALMSDVGDFEQPIDEDFEEEHVVDKDYSNLPSDNRTSLAIDREQASEPANQATSEGMTSDMVERSDDKQDAQGLSSIRYLDNGRLEVTFNQEIVFQLELETLYNRGIREFEMQGHWVHLDDEGFGIQVSIDGLSVTIYRQESAA